From the Maioricimonas rarisocia genome, one window contains:
- a CDS encoding MFS transporter, with protein MSSTSTVPQTELPVPPELESDAERVRREGIETHEARNLIVLACHQIVLRVGWIFKTESVIMPAFLDIIAGAGWIRGILPTLNRMGQSLPPLIFADRMRHARVKSRVLMATSISMAIPFLLLSGIWNSLEVKQQPWLPPLFLVLYLIFFSLTGLNQLAFGTVQGKLIQVQHRGRLMGVAGIIGSVAAVTAAWFLLKPWLGLANGEGFTYVFAFNGIAFLIAGLIASTCREPADAYVEVPKRRLRDHVIRAWQVYRGDRTFRQAAHVAMLFITIMFLFPHFQWLGREKLGSSLQDLIYWVVAQNISVGIYSPLLGMVADRRGNRLAVRIAVFATALTPLAAILLASPLVEDGRRWYWLTFVLLGLVPVTMKTLLNYTLELAEETHHPRYLSTMTFCFAIPPLLFSAAFGRLIDLMPYHYPFLMVAGLIALGGLLTFRMAEPRHMSAEASTMVRD; from the coding sequence ATGTCTTCGACGTCCACCGTCCCCCAGACCGAACTGCCGGTTCCGCCCGAACTCGAAAGCGACGCCGAGCGCGTCCGCCGTGAAGGAATTGAAACTCACGAGGCCCGCAATCTGATCGTGCTCGCCTGCCACCAGATCGTTCTGAGGGTCGGCTGGATCTTCAAGACCGAGAGCGTGATCATGCCGGCCTTCCTGGACATCATTGCCGGGGCAGGCTGGATCCGGGGGATTCTCCCGACGCTCAACCGGATGGGGCAGAGTCTGCCGCCGCTGATCTTCGCCGACCGGATGCGTCACGCCCGGGTGAAAAGCCGGGTGCTGATGGCGACATCGATCTCGATGGCGATCCCGTTTCTGCTGCTCTCGGGGATCTGGAACTCGCTGGAGGTCAAACAGCAGCCATGGCTGCCGCCACTGTTTCTGGTGCTGTACCTCATCTTCTTTTCGCTGACCGGGCTGAACCAGCTGGCGTTTGGGACAGTGCAGGGGAAGTTGATTCAGGTGCAGCATCGCGGCCGGCTGATGGGTGTGGCGGGAATTATCGGCTCGGTCGCCGCCGTCACCGCCGCGTGGTTTCTGCTCAAGCCGTGGCTGGGCCTGGCGAATGGCGAGGGCTTCACGTACGTGTTCGCCTTCAACGGCATCGCGTTTCTGATTGCCGGGTTGATCGCCAGCACCTGCCGCGAGCCGGCCGACGCGTATGTCGAAGTTCCCAAGCGGCGGCTGCGGGATCATGTCATTCGCGCCTGGCAGGTGTACCGGGGTGACCGGACGTTCCGACAGGCGGCCCACGTGGCGATGCTCTTCATTACGATCATGTTCCTGTTTCCGCACTTCCAGTGGCTGGGACGGGAGAAGCTCGGCTCGTCGCTGCAGGACCTGATCTACTGGGTCGTCGCGCAGAACATCAGCGTCGGCATCTACAGTCCGCTGCTGGGGATGGTGGCGGACCGTCGCGGCAACCGGCTGGCTGTTCGCATCGCGGTCTTCGCGACGGCGCTGACGCCACTGGCAGCGATTCTGCTGGCGTCCCCGCTGGTGGAAGACGGTCGCCGCTGGTACTGGCTGACGTTCGTGCTGCTGGGACTGGTGCCGGTGACGATGAAGACGCTGCTGAACTACACGCTCGAGCTGGCGGAGGAGACGCATCACCCGCGGTACCTGAGCACGATGACGTTCTGTTTTGCGATCCCGCCGCTGCTGTTCTCGGCGGCATTCGGGCGGCTGATCGACCTGATGCCGTACCACTACCCGTTTCTGATGGTGGCTGGTCTGATCGCTCTGGGTGGTCTGCTGACGTTCCGGATGGCGGAGCCGCGGCACATGTCGGCGGAGGCGTCGACGATGGTGCGGGATTAG
- a CDS encoding SDR family oxidoreductase, producing the protein MDVRDKVVMVTGGAHGIGRAICQRMAEEGAAGIVVADLDGAAACTVADEVQGVAVTCDVSDRAAVEQLVDRTLQAYGRVDLVVSNAGITVKGGIDTPDDQWQRMWDINVMSHVWLTRAVMPHLLEQGSGYLLYTSSAAGLLTEIGSAAYSVTKHGTVAFAEWVSVHHQKQGIGVSCLCPAGVATDFLDLDDPIHQFLHMSSVTPEQVAENVIDALREETFLILPHPEVGEFFAYKTSEYDRWLKNFARLNEKLQRSAAKRATSPEDG; encoded by the coding sequence ATGGATGTTCGCGACAAGGTGGTGATGGTGACCGGCGGAGCGCACGGGATCGGCCGGGCGATCTGTCAGCGGATGGCCGAAGAGGGTGCGGCCGGGATCGTCGTCGCCGACCTCGACGGTGCCGCCGCCTGCACCGTGGCGGACGAAGTGCAGGGGGTGGCTGTCACCTGTGACGTGTCGGATCGGGCCGCTGTCGAGCAGCTCGTGGACCGGACGCTTCAGGCGTATGGGCGGGTCGATCTGGTCGTCTCCAATGCCGGGATCACGGTCAAGGGAGGCATCGACACTCCCGACGACCAGTGGCAGCGGATGTGGGACATCAACGTCATGTCGCACGTCTGGCTCACCCGGGCCGTCATGCCGCATCTGCTCGAACAGGGATCCGGGTACCTGCTTTACACCTCGTCGGCGGCGGGGCTGCTGACGGAAATCGGCTCGGCCGCGTACTCGGTCACCAAGCACGGTACCGTCGCGTTTGCCGAGTGGGTTTCGGTGCATCACCAGAAGCAGGGAATTGGCGTGTCGTGTCTCTGCCCGGCGGGGGTGGCGACCGACTTCCTTGATCTGGACGACCCGATCCATCAGTTTCTTCACATGAGTTCCGTCACTCCCGAGCAGGTGGCGGAGAACGTGATCGATGCCCTGCGTGAGGAAACGTTTCTGATTCTGCCGCACCCCGAGGTGGGAGAGTTCTTCGCCTACAAGACGTCCGAATATGACCGGTGGCTGAAGAACTTCGCCCGACTCAACGAGAAACTGCAGCGGTCCGCCGCGAAGCGCGCCACTTCGCCCGAGGACGGCTGA
- a CDS encoding sulfatase encodes MSSAPLSSRRPHAHLLLIPLILLAAVLLRAPAAAAAESRPNIVVVLCDDLGYGDLACYGNDELQTPHVDRFAAEGLKLTSCYAAHPNCSPSRTGMMTGRTPYRVGVHDWIPFLSPVHVRESEITVATLLKNAGYETCHVGKWHLNGWFNLPGQPQPNDHGFDHWFATQNNALPNHRNPYNFVRNGIPVGPQEGYAAHLVVDEAEWWLTEGRGGEKPFFLFVCFHEPHEPIATDEEYTELYPSDDPSYSAHHGNITQMDAAFGRLMKTLDEQGLRENTLVFFTSDNGPAITSIHPHGSSGPLRHKKGHMYEGGIRVPGIVRWPGRTKAGTVSDEPVSGVDLLPTACDIVGIDPPQDRTLDGASFLPVLEGKPIKRTQPLYWHFNFASSEPKVAIREGDWKLLAMLDDPGKRQNGASITEDQMQAMKTAEPVRFELYNLKDDIGETTDLSTSQPERLEAMKQKLLAIYHDVREESPTWPEWEFPRYEGKRIEWPAYRKRR; translated from the coding sequence ATGAGTTCCGCGCCGCTGTCTTCCCGCCGTCCGCACGCACATCTGCTGCTGATCCCTCTGATCCTGCTGGCAGCCGTTCTGCTGCGTGCCCCGGCCGCCGCTGCCGCGGAATCGCGCCCCAACATCGTCGTCGTGCTGTGTGACGATCTGGGGTACGGCGACCTGGCCTGCTACGGCAACGACGAGTTGCAGACGCCGCACGTGGACCGGTTCGCCGCGGAAGGGCTGAAGCTGACGAGCTGTTATGCGGCTCATCCGAACTGTTCGCCATCGCGGACGGGTATGATGACCGGGCGGACGCCGTACCGCGTCGGTGTGCACGACTGGATTCCGTTTCTCTCGCCGGTGCACGTGCGGGAGTCGGAGATCACGGTCGCAACCCTGCTCAAAAACGCCGGCTACGAGACGTGCCACGTGGGCAAATGGCATCTGAACGGGTGGTTCAACCTGCCGGGCCAGCCGCAGCCGAATGACCACGGCTTCGACCACTGGTTCGCCACGCAGAACAACGCCCTGCCGAACCACCGCAACCCTTACAACTTCGTGCGCAACGGCATCCCGGTCGGTCCGCAGGAGGGGTACGCGGCTCACCTGGTCGTCGACGAAGCGGAATGGTGGCTAACGGAGGGCCGCGGCGGCGAGAAACCGTTCTTCCTGTTTGTCTGCTTCCACGAACCGCACGAGCCGATCGCCACCGACGAGGAGTACACGGAGCTTTATCCGTCGGACGATCCAAGTTACTCGGCGCATCACGGCAACATCACGCAGATGGACGCGGCATTCGGCCGGCTGATGAAGACGCTCGACGAGCAGGGGCTGCGGGAGAACACGCTGGTCTTCTTCACCAGCGACAACGGGCCGGCGATCACATCGATTCATCCGCACGGCTCGTCCGGACCGCTGCGGCACAAGAAGGGGCACATGTACGAGGGAGGCATCCGGGTGCCCGGCATCGTCCGCTGGCCGGGACGAACGAAAGCGGGGACCGTCAGCGACGAACCGGTGAGCGGCGTCGATCTGCTGCCGACGGCCTGCGACATCGTGGGGATCGATCCGCCGCAGGATCGGACGCTGGACGGGGCGAGCTTTCTGCCGGTGCTGGAAGGGAAGCCGATCAAGCGGACGCAGCCGCTGTACTGGCACTTCAACTTCGCCTCGAGCGAGCCGAAGGTGGCGATTCGCGAGGGAGACTGGAAGCTGCTGGCGATGCTGGACGATCCTGGCAAACGACAGAACGGGGCGAGCATTACTGAGGATCAGATGCAGGCGATGAAGACTGCTGAACCGGTCCGCTTCGAGCTGTACAACCTGAAGGACGACATCGGCGAGACCACCGACCTGTCGACGAGTCAGCCGGAACGGCTCGAAGCAATGAAACAGAAGCTGCTGGCGATCTATCATGACGTGCGGGAGGAGAGTCCCACCTGGCCGGAGTGGGAGTTCCCGCGTTACGAAGGCAAGCGGATCGAATGGCCGGCGTACCGGAAGCGGCGATGA